A window of the Rhizobium brockwellii genome harbors these coding sequences:
- a CDS encoding GFA family protein, with translation MGIRTGSCLCGAVAYRVEGEPLRTGLCHCADCRKSSGSAFTFFAVWPRQAFSHNGEIATFAGRSFCPVCGGRLFCLREDEAEIRLGSLDSPPTDFAPGYEVWIKRREPWLHPLPGAGQFAEDAN, from the coding sequence ATGGGGATCCGAACCGGAAGCTGCCTTTGCGGGGCGGTGGCCTACAGGGTGGAAGGCGAGCCGCTTCGCACCGGTCTCTGCCACTGCGCCGATTGCCGCAAATCGAGCGGCTCCGCCTTCACCTTCTTCGCGGTCTGGCCGCGCCAGGCTTTTTCCCATAACGGCGAGATCGCCACCTTCGCCGGCCGCAGCTTCTGCCCCGTCTGCGGCGGCAGGCTTTTCTGCCTCAGGGAAGACGAGGCGGAAATCCGTCTGGGCTCGCTCGACAGTCCGCCAACCGACTTTGCGCCTGGCTATGAGGTCTGGATCAAGCGGCGTGAACCGTGGCTGCATCCTTTGCCCGGCGCGGGCCAATTTGCCGAGGATGCGAACTGA
- the pcsA gene encoding phosphatidylcholine synthase: MKIFNYKRVPYAEMRAFSVHILTASGSFLAFLGVVAAAEHRFIDMFWWLGLALLVDGIDGPIARKVRVKEVLPNWSGDTLDNIIDYVTYVLLPAFALYQSGMIGEPWSFVAAGMIVVSSAIYYADMGMKTDEYFFSGFPVVWNMIVFTLFVIDASATTALTVVMVSVVLTFLPINFLHPVRVKRLRPLNLGIFFLWSALGIFSLLMHFDTPEWALILFIVTGAYLYVIGAVLQFFPALGREA; the protein is encoded by the coding sequence ATGAAGATTTTCAACTACAAGCGTGTTCCTTATGCGGAGATGCGCGCCTTTTCCGTTCATATCCTGACGGCATCCGGCTCTTTCCTTGCCTTTCTCGGCGTCGTTGCCGCCGCCGAACACCGCTTCATCGACATGTTCTGGTGGCTGGGCCTCGCCCTTCTCGTCGATGGCATAGACGGGCCGATCGCCCGAAAGGTGCGCGTCAAGGAAGTGCTGCCGAACTGGTCGGGTGATACGCTAGACAATATCATCGATTACGTCACCTATGTGCTTCTGCCGGCCTTCGCGCTCTATCAGAGCGGCATGATCGGCGAGCCCTGGTCCTTCGTCGCCGCCGGCATGATCGTCGTCTCCAGCGCCATCTACTATGCCGATATGGGCATGAAGACGGACGAGTATTTCTTCTCCGGCTTCCCCGTCGTCTGGAACATGATCGTCTTCACGCTGTTCGTCATCGATGCCAGCGCCACGACGGCGCTCACCGTTGTCATGGTCTCGGTGGTGCTGACCTTTCTGCCGATCAATTTTCTCCACCCGGTCCGGGTCAAAAGGCTGCGCCCGCTCAACCTCGGCATCTTTTTTCTATGGTCGGCGCTCGGCATTTTTTCGCTGCTGATGCATTTCGACACGCCCGAATGGGCGCTCATTCTCTTTATCGTGACGGGAGCCTATCTTTACGTCATCGGCGCGGTGCTGCAATTCTTCCCCGCCCTTGGACGCGAAGCTTAG
- a CDS encoding DUF2255 family protein has protein sequence MNWSDDELSKIDQADDLKIAPFRDDGATYGTPTWIWEVVVDGSLYVRGYHGQKSRWYQAAVQQQAGRIIAAGMTRTVAFEPVDGPMNDRIDDAYRAKYRKSQYLPPMVSARARAATVRITPRDENT, from the coding sequence ATGAACTGGTCGGATGACGAGCTTAGCAAAATCGATCAGGCCGACGATCTGAAAATCGCGCCGTTCAGGGACGATGGCGCCACCTATGGCACCCCGACCTGGATCTGGGAGGTTGTCGTCGATGGCTCGCTCTACGTGCGCGGCTACCATGGTCAGAAGTCCCGCTGGTATCAGGCGGCGGTCCAGCAGCAGGCTGGACGGATCATTGCCGCCGGCATGACGCGCACCGTCGCCTTCGAGCCTGTCGACGGCCCGATGAACGATCGCATCGACGACGCCTACCGCGCCAAATACCGCAAGAGCCAGTATCTACCGCCAATGGTCAGCGCCCGAGCACGCGCGGCAACCGTCCGGATCACGCCACGCGACGAAAATACCTGA
- a CDS encoding aldo/keto reductase → MIKRTLGQGLEVSALSLGAMGYGKARELPDRAEMIDLLRTAVERGMDFFDTAEVYGPWTNEEMVGEALAPVRDKVKIATKFGWDIDQETGEHRGGVNSKPAQIRSAIEGSLKRLRTDHIDLYYQHRVDPDVPMEDVAGTVGELIAEGKVRWFGLSEAGAQSIRRAHAVQPVTALQSEYSLWTREPEAEIIPTIEELGIGLVPFSPLGKGFLTGKIDLNTTFDSSDIRAGIPRFSETARLANLKLVELIGKIGEKHGATPAQVALAWLLAQKPWIVPLFGTRKLERFEENIGALNVTLDKADLDEIEHANIVVQGARYPEEMLRRSGL, encoded by the coding sequence ATGATCAAGCGCACACTCGGCCAGGGCCTGGAGGTCTCCGCCTTGTCGCTGGGCGCCATGGGCTATGGCAAGGCCCGCGAGCTTCCCGACCGGGCCGAGATGATCGACCTGCTTCGCACAGCCGTCGAACGCGGCATGGATTTCTTCGACACCGCCGAAGTCTACGGTCCCTGGACGAACGAGGAGATGGTGGGCGAGGCGCTTGCTCCGGTTCGCGACAAGGTCAAGATCGCCACGAAGTTCGGCTGGGACATCGATCAGGAGACGGGCGAGCACCGCGGTGGCGTCAACAGCAAGCCAGCGCAGATCCGCAGTGCCATCGAGGGTAGCCTAAAGCGCCTGCGCACTGACCACATCGACCTCTACTATCAGCATCGGGTCGATCCGGACGTGCCGATGGAAGATGTGGCCGGGACGGTCGGGGAGCTGATCGCCGAGGGCAAGGTGCGGTGGTTCGGTCTGTCCGAGGCCGGTGCCCAATCGATACGCCGGGCGCATGCGGTGCAGCCGGTTACCGCGCTGCAGAGCGAATATTCCTTGTGGACCCGCGAGCCGGAGGCCGAAATCATCCCGACGATCGAGGAGCTCGGCATCGGGCTCGTGCCTTTCAGCCCTCTCGGCAAGGGCTTTCTGACCGGTAAGATCGACCTCAACACCACATTCGACAGTTCTGATATCCGAGCGGGAATCCCCCGCTTCTCCGAGACAGCGCGTCTTGCCAATCTGAAGCTGGTGGAGCTGATCGGCAAGATCGGCGAGAAGCATGGTGCGACGCCGGCGCAGGTCGCGCTAGCCTGGCTGCTGGCGCAGAAGCCCTGGATTGTTCCGCTGTTCGGCACACGCAAGCTCGAACGGTTCGAGGAGAATATCGGGGCGCTGAACGTCACCTTGGACAAGGCCGATCTTGACGAGATCGAGCATGCCAACATCGTCGTTCAGGGAGCTCGTTACCCCGAAGAAATGCTGCGCCGATCCGGTCTCTAG
- a CDS encoding GntR family transcriptional regulator encodes MQTSQSHLAYLALEYLIVTLALKPGALVTEKQLIDMAGHGRTPVREAIQKLAWQGLILVKPRVGLQVAEIAAEDHGNVMQVRRELEPIAASLVAEHASDEQRARLIDCARAMEECAVTGDLAGFFAADKAFDEILEDACPNGFITAALGPVQTHSRRLWYSKASPERMDRAIALHVAVIRAIHQGRPDEARATMAVLIDYLSQTPA; translated from the coding sequence TTGCAGACTTCACAAAGCCATCTTGCCTATCTCGCGCTGGAGTATCTGATCGTGACGCTGGCGTTGAAGCCAGGCGCGCTGGTCACTGAAAAGCAGCTGATCGATATGGCGGGCCATGGGCGGACACCGGTGCGCGAGGCGATCCAGAAGCTTGCCTGGCAGGGGCTGATCCTGGTCAAGCCGCGCGTCGGGCTGCAGGTGGCCGAGATCGCGGCTGAGGATCATGGCAATGTCATGCAGGTGCGCCGTGAGCTGGAGCCGATCGCGGCAAGCCTCGTCGCCGAACATGCGAGCGACGAGCAGCGCGCGCGCCTCATCGACTGCGCCCGCGCGATGGAGGAATGCGCCGTCACCGGCGATCTCGCCGGCTTCTTCGCTGCCGACAAGGCCTTCGACGAAATCCTTGAAGATGCCTGCCCGAACGGCTTCATCACGGCAGCACTCGGCCCGGTGCAGACGCATTCACGTCGCCTCTGGTACTCCAAGGCAAGCCCGGAGCGCATGGACCGCGCCATCGCGTTGCACGTCGCCGTCATCCGCGCTATTCATCAGGGCAGGCCGGATGAGGCGCGCGCCACCATGGCGGTGCTGATCGATTACCTCAGCCAGACCCCTGCATAA
- a CDS encoding ABC transporter permease, translated as MFFETLKLALRAISRNMLRSFLTVLGVVIGVAAVIALVTIGNGTTAQVSTELSRLGTNMLFVRPGQFGPGRASSEAKRFSVKDVAAIRDQIGGLRAVAPLNQSTATVIFGGQNHSTSVSGTTNDYFIAQDWNLALGRNFLPAEERGQARCIIGETVRSQLFGSADPTGQQIRVGKVSCPVIGVLAKRGQSGMGNDQDDVVIMPVKVFQRRISGNSNVPQIIISARDGVSTAKVQSDVENLLRERRKIVPGRQDDFNVNDMTQIAEAMTGTTTLLTGLLGAVAAISLLVGGIGIMNIMLVSVTERTREIGIRLAIGALENQVLTQFLVEAVALSLFGGITGIVLGLSLGFGAVTLLKVPFVFSPLMVAVAFLFSAAIGMIFGYFPARRAAQLNPIEALRHE; from the coding sequence ATGTTCTTTGAGACGCTGAAGCTGGCGCTGCGGGCCATCAGCCGCAACATGCTGCGCTCGTTCCTGACCGTGCTCGGCGTCGTCATCGGTGTTGCCGCGGTCATCGCGCTGGTGACGATCGGCAACGGCACCACCGCGCAGGTCTCGACCGAACTGTCGCGGCTCGGCACCAACATGCTGTTCGTCCGTCCCGGCCAGTTCGGCCCTGGCCGGGCGAGCTCCGAGGCCAAGCGCTTCAGCGTCAAGGACGTCGCGGCTATCCGCGACCAGATCGGTGGCCTCAGGGCGGTGGCGCCGCTCAACCAGTCCACAGCGACCGTTATTTTCGGCGGCCAGAACCATTCGACCAGCGTCTCCGGCACCACCAACGACTATTTCATCGCACAGGACTGGAATCTGGCGCTCGGCCGCAATTTTCTTCCCGCCGAGGAACGCGGCCAGGCGCGCTGCATCATCGGCGAGACGGTGCGCTCACAGCTCTTCGGCAGCGCCGACCCGACAGGACAGCAGATCCGCGTCGGCAAGGTCTCATGCCCCGTCATCGGCGTGCTTGCCAAGCGCGGCCAGTCCGGCATGGGCAACGACCAGGACGATGTCGTCATCATGCCGGTCAAGGTGTTTCAGCGACGCATCAGCGGCAACAGCAACGTGCCGCAGATCATCATCTCGGCGCGCGACGGCGTCTCCACAGCCAAGGTGCAGTCCGATGTCGAAAATCTGCTGCGCGAGCGCCGCAAGATCGTGCCCGGCCGCCAGGACGATTTCAACGTCAACGACATGACGCAGATCGCCGAGGCGATGACCGGCACGACGACTCTGCTGACCGGCCTGCTCGGCGCCGTCGCCGCGATCAGCCTGCTCGTCGGCGGCATCGGCATCATGAACATCATGCTGGTCTCCGTCACCGAGCGCACCCGAGAAATCGGCATCCGCCTGGCGATCGGTGCGCTTGAAAACCAAGTGCTCACCCAGTTCCTAGTCGAAGCGGTAGCGCTGTCGCTGTTTGGCGGCATCACCGGCATCGTGCTGGGGCTCAGCCTCGGCTTCGGCGCTGTGACGCTCCTGAAAGTCCCCTTCGTCTTCAGCCCCCTGATGGTCGCCGTCGCCTTCCTGTTCTCCGCGGCAATCGGCATGATCTTCGGCTATTTCCCGGCGAGAAGGGCCGCACAGTTGAACCCCATCGAGGCGCTGAGGCACGAATAA
- a CDS encoding efflux RND transporter periplasmic adaptor subunit, with translation MNKIVSGSETGAKTGAASDLAAVLAASGRQGKRSRWRGRLLILLILIAAAAVAAYFYMGRGQSEVSYATQPAKRGDLTVLVTATGSVQPTEQVDISSELSGTVRDVNVDYNSTVKSGEVLALLDTNKLEADVKSSRAKLNSAKANVVKANADMQSAGTSLERLKSLVKSNVSTQQSLDDASYKYDSAVAAKQINEAEVLASEADLQLAEVNLAKAKIISPIDGVILTRSVNPGATVAASLSAPILFTIAGDLKKMELQVDVDEADVGQIAVGQKAKFTVDAYPDRSFPAEIEQIRFASEVVNNVVTYKAVLSVDNADLLLRPGMTATADVTVEAVKDTLMVPNAALRYAPAQAERRGRGIFGIFGPPRQRNNNAGPALRGVERRVWVLRNGRPAPVVIQVGSSDGQFTQVVSGDIKENDALVTDATTRAN, from the coding sequence ATGAACAAAATCGTAAGCGGCAGCGAGACCGGAGCAAAGACAGGCGCAGCGTCCGATCTCGCAGCGGTCCTTGCCGCATCGGGGCGGCAGGGTAAGCGCAGCCGCTGGCGCGGACGCCTGCTCATCCTGCTGATCCTCATCGCTGCCGCAGCCGTCGCCGCTTATTTCTATATGGGCCGCGGGCAAAGCGAAGTGAGCTATGCCACCCAGCCGGCAAAGCGCGGTGACCTGACGGTGCTCGTCACCGCCACCGGCTCCGTGCAGCCGACCGAGCAGGTGGATATATCGAGCGAGCTGTCCGGCACGGTTCGCGACGTCAATGTCGATTACAACAGCACGGTCAAATCGGGCGAAGTGCTCGCTCTCCTCGATACCAACAAGCTCGAGGCCGATGTGAAGAGCTCGCGCGCCAAGCTCAATTCGGCAAAGGCGAACGTCGTCAAGGCCAATGCCGATATGCAATCGGCAGGCACCTCGCTCGAGCGGCTGAAAAGTCTGGTCAAGAGCAACGTCTCCACCCAGCAGAGCCTAGACGACGCCAGCTACAAATATGATTCCGCCGTCGCCGCCAAACAGATCAATGAGGCCGAGGTCCTGGCCTCGGAGGCCGACCTGCAGCTTGCCGAGGTCAATCTCGCCAAGGCGAAGATCATCTCGCCGATCGACGGCGTCATCCTCACCCGCTCCGTCAATCCGGGCGCCACGGTCGCAGCCTCGCTTTCGGCGCCGATCCTTTTCACCATCGCCGGCGACCTGAAGAAGATGGAGTTGCAGGTCGATGTCGACGAGGCCGATGTCGGCCAGATCGCCGTCGGCCAGAAGGCGAAATTCACCGTCGACGCCTATCCCGATCGCAGCTTTCCCGCTGAGATCGAGCAGATCCGCTTCGCCTCCGAAGTGGTCAACAATGTCGTGACTTATAAGGCGGTCCTGTCGGTCGACAATGCCGATCTGCTGCTGCGCCCCGGCATGACGGCGACGGCCGACGTGACCGTCGAGGCCGTCAAGGACACGCTGATGGTGCCGAACGCCGCGCTGCGCTACGCCCCGGCGCAGGCAGAAAGGCGCGGCCGTGGTATTTTCGGTATCTTCGGCCCGCCACGCCAGCGCAACAACAATGCTGGCCCGGCGCTGAGAGGCGTTGAGCGCCGTGTCTGGGTGTTGCGCAACGGTCGCCCGGCGCCTGTTGTCATCCAGGTCGGCTCATCCGACGGCCAGTTCACCCAGGTCGTTTCCGGCGACATCAAGGAAAACGACGCACTGGTGACCGACGCCACGACGCGCGCGAACTAG
- a CDS encoding ferredoxin--NADP reductase, which produces MNAPAKTEDFASSIPAGVYAETVLDVTHYTDRLFRFTMTRPQGFRFRSGEFAMIGLMVEGKPVFRAYSIASPAWAEELEFFSIKVPDGPLTSHLQAIKPGDQVLMRKKPTGTLVLDALTPGRRLYMFSTGTGIAPFASLIRDPETYEKFEEVILTHTTRDVAELKYGFDLVHEIQNDELLKEVVGDKLRHYPTVTREDFEYRGRITDLISSGKLFTDLGVPPLDPVIDRGMICGSSAMLKDTKELLEKAGLDEGANSKPAEFVIERAFVG; this is translated from the coding sequence ATGAACGCGCCCGCAAAGACCGAAGACTTCGCCTCGTCCATCCCCGCCGGCGTCTACGCCGAGACGGTGCTCGATGTCACGCACTATACCGACCGGCTCTTCCGCTTCACGATGACCCGGCCGCAGGGCTTCCGTTTCCGTTCCGGCGAATTCGCGATGATCGGCCTGATGGTCGAGGGCAAGCCGGTCTTCCGCGCCTATTCGATCGCCAGCCCCGCCTGGGCCGAAGAGCTTGAATTCTTCTCGATCAAGGTGCCGGACGGTCCGCTCACCTCACATCTGCAGGCGATCAAGCCGGGCGACCAGGTGCTGATGCGCAAGAAGCCAACGGGCACGCTGGTGCTCGATGCGCTGACGCCAGGCCGTCGTCTCTACATGTTCTCGACGGGAACGGGCATTGCGCCTTTCGCCAGCCTGATCCGCGATCCCGAGACCTATGAGAAGTTCGAGGAAGTCATCCTCACCCATACAACACGCGATGTCGCCGAGCTGAAATACGGCTTCGACCTCGTGCACGAGATCCAGAATGACGAGCTGCTGAAGGAAGTGGTCGGCGACAAGCTGCGGCACTATCCGACAGTGACGCGCGAGGATTTCGAATATCGCGGCCGCATCACCGACCTGATATCCTCCGGCAAGCTGTTCACCGATCTCGGCGTACCGCCGCTCGACCCTGTGATCGACCGCGGCATGATCTGCGGTTCCTCGGCCATGCTGAAGGATACCAAGGAACTGCTCGAGAAGGCCGGCCTCGATGAAGGCGCCAACAGCAAGCCCGCCGAATTCGTCATCGAGCGCGCTTTCGTCGGCTGA
- a CDS encoding ABC transporter ATP-binding protein: MASPPLIEFRQVSKVYGEGEAAIRALDHVDLAINAHEFVAIMGPSGSGKSTAMNILGCLDVPSAGDYIFEGIPTSGFDRSQLTLLRRHMLGFVFQGFNLLSRTSAVENVELPLIYRGMAVRERRERAREALALVGLTGREHHKTQELSGGQQQRVAIARAIVTEPALLLADEPTGNLDTKTSVEIMDLMTRLNREQGITIVMVTHEPDIAAYAQRLLRFVDGKLETEVEHRRRADHVL, from the coding sequence ATGGCAAGCCCGCCGCTCATCGAATTCAGACAGGTCTCGAAAGTCTACGGCGAGGGCGAGGCGGCGATCCGCGCGCTCGACCACGTCGATCTTGCGATTAACGCCCATGAATTCGTCGCGATCATGGGGCCGTCTGGCTCCGGTAAATCGACGGCGATGAACATTCTTGGCTGCCTCGACGTGCCGAGTGCCGGCGACTACATCTTCGAAGGCATTCCGACCAGCGGCTTCGACCGCAGCCAGCTGACGCTGCTGCGCCGCCATATGCTCGGCTTCGTCTTCCAGGGCTTCAACCTCCTTTCGCGCACCTCGGCCGTCGAAAATGTCGAACTGCCGCTGATCTATCGCGGCATGGCGGTGCGCGAGCGCCGCGAAAGGGCTCGCGAGGCGCTGGCACTGGTCGGCCTCACCGGTCGCGAACACCATAAGACACAGGAACTGTCAGGTGGCCAGCAGCAGCGCGTCGCTATCGCCCGCGCCATCGTCACCGAGCCGGCACTGCTCCTCGCCGATGAGCCTACAGGCAATCTCGATACGAAGACTAGCGTCGAAATCATGGATCTGATGACGCGGCTGAACCGCGAGCAGGGCATCACCATCGTCATGGTCACCCACGAGCCCGATATCGCCGCCTATGCGCAACGGCTGCTGCGTTTCGTTGACGGCAAGCTGGAGACTGAGGTCGAGCACCGGAGGAGGGCGGATCATGTTCTTTGA
- a CDS encoding carboxymuconolactone decarboxylase family protein, with amino-acid sequence MKRILAATAISLTMGEPLMAQEGSGGGAMPASASSLSVSDIQSVSPALGRYAEEDVVGNLWQRPQLSRRDRSIVTLAVLIARNQAIDLKHYVHVALDNGVSPTEISEIITHLAFYAGWSNAMSAVAETKDVFKDRGITADQLPATSPQLLPLNEEVERQRASGVEKNVGPISPGLVQFTTDPLFLDLWQRPGLAPRDRSLVTVSSLIASGQSAQITYHLNRAMDNGLTADEAGEVVAHTAFYAGWPNAFSASSVVGEVLRSRAK; translated from the coding sequence ATGAAACGAATTTTGGCCGCAACGGCAATCTCGCTCACGATGGGCGAGCCTCTCATGGCCCAGGAAGGAAGTGGAGGCGGAGCCATGCCGGCAAGTGCTTCATCATTGTCGGTCAGCGACATCCAGTCCGTATCCCCGGCTCTTGGCCGATACGCTGAAGAGGACGTGGTCGGAAATCTGTGGCAGCGGCCGCAACTGTCACGTCGAGATCGCAGCATCGTCACTCTGGCCGTGCTGATCGCCCGAAACCAGGCAATCGATCTGAAGCACTACGTCCACGTCGCCCTCGATAACGGGGTGAGCCCGACGGAGATTTCCGAGATCATCACGCATCTGGCTTTCTACGCAGGCTGGTCGAACGCGATGTCCGCAGTCGCCGAGACCAAGGACGTCTTCAAAGACCGGGGCATCACGGCCGACCAGCTGCCTGCGACCTCTCCGCAACTGCTGCCGCTCAACGAAGAGGTCGAGCGCCAACGCGCCAGCGGCGTCGAGAAGAATGTCGGCCCGATCTCTCCGGGGCTGGTGCAGTTTACGACCGACCCGCTGTTCCTCGATCTCTGGCAACGGCCGGGCCTTGCACCGCGAGACCGCAGCCTCGTGACGGTCAGTTCGCTGATCGCATCTGGCCAGAGCGCCCAGATCACCTATCACCTCAACCGCGCCATGGATAACGGCCTGACCGCCGACGAAGCCGGCGAGGTCGTTGCCCATACGGCCTTCTACGCCGGCTGGCCGAACGCCTTCTCTGCATCGTCGGTTGTCGGGGAGGTGCTGCGCAGCCGGGCGAAGTGA
- a CDS encoding VOC family protein, whose translation MPLNRLVIYAGNVEETARFYEKHFGFKATSLMGDRIVELVAQDGGANIMLHRAAKGQRSGQSTVKLVFDVEDVEAFCRRCAENGLEFGAIHKADGYLFANAKDPCQNSISVSSRAFRKG comes from the coding sequence ATGCCCCTCAACAGACTGGTGATCTATGCTGGGAATGTCGAGGAAACGGCGCGCTTTTATGAGAAGCACTTCGGTTTCAAGGCGACCAGCCTGATGGGCGACAGGATCGTTGAACTGGTCGCTCAGGACGGCGGTGCGAATATCATGCTGCACCGGGCCGCCAAGGGCCAGCGGAGCGGCCAATCCACCGTCAAACTGGTCTTCGACGTGGAGGACGTCGAGGCTTTTTGCAGACGATGCGCGGAGAACGGCCTGGAGTTCGGTGCCATCCATAAAGCCGACGGTTATCTGTTCGCCAATGCAAAAGACCCGTGTCAAAATTCGATCTCGGTTTCCAGCAGGGCGTTCCGCAAGGGGTGA
- a CDS encoding SDR family oxidoreductase, translating to MNLTGNTILITGGATGIGFALARRLSERGNHVIICGRSEAALRKAQEDVPALITRICDVANGESRRSMVEWLKAKHPALNVVVNNAGVQHRRDFNTDPAIDTLDQEVAINLTAPIHLIAELLATLRQQEHAFIINVSSGLAFSPMADVPVYCATKAAIHSFTLSLRHQLKSTAIRVIEVAPPIVDTALGGGTRSEGTASRMMVSSEEFAANALAQLEADKDEILIGISADTRRMGEALFERMNSRS from the coding sequence TTGAATCTCACAGGAAACACAATTCTCATCACTGGCGGCGCAACCGGCATCGGCTTTGCGCTCGCGCGGCGCCTTTCCGAAAGGGGCAATCACGTCATCATTTGCGGCAGAAGCGAAGCCGCGCTCCGCAAGGCACAGGAGGACGTGCCTGCGCTGATCACCCGCATTTGCGACGTTGCCAACGGCGAGAGCCGCCGTTCTATGGTCGAATGGCTGAAGGCGAAGCATCCGGCACTCAACGTCGTCGTCAACAACGCCGGCGTTCAGCATCGGCGCGATTTCAATACCGATCCGGCGATCGACACTCTCGATCAGGAAGTGGCGATCAATCTTACGGCGCCGATCCATCTGATCGCTGAGCTGCTCGCTACCTTGCGGCAGCAAGAACATGCGTTCATCATCAACGTCAGCTCGGGCCTTGCTTTTTCGCCGATGGCCGATGTGCCGGTCTATTGCGCCACGAAGGCCGCGATCCACTCCTTTACGCTCAGCCTGCGCCATCAGTTGAAATCGACCGCAATTCGGGTGATCGAGGTCGCGCCACCGATCGTCGATACCGCTCTCGGCGGTGGTACGCGCAGCGAAGGCACCGCAAGCCGCATGATGGTCTCCTCGGAAGAGTTCGCTGCCAATGCGCTGGCGCAGCTTGAAGCGGATAAGGATGAGATCCTCATCGGCATCTCCGCCGACACACGGCGGATGGGTGAAGCCCTGTTCGAGCGCATGAACAGCCGCTCCTGA
- a CDS encoding quinone oxidoreductase family protein, producing MTKTQAVSFSRTGGPEVFEYVEIDLPSPSAGEVQIRQAAVGLNFIDVYFRNGTYKAPHLPFVTGKEGAGTVTSVGPGVEDFKVGDRVAYAGADGAYSAERNIETRHLVHVPEGIELETAAAMMLKGMTAEYLLNRTFKVGPQTVLLFHAAAGGVGLIAGQWAKALGATVIGTAGSEDKIELALAHGYDHVINYKSDSFVDRIRDITGGKGVDVVYDSIGRDTFPQSLDCLKPRGLFASFGQSSGPIENFTLAALAQRGSLFATRPTLFTYIAARQELIDSAKALFDIVQSNKVRININQTYPLHEVGQAHADLEARKTTGTTLLIP from the coding sequence ATGACCAAAACGCAGGCGGTTTCATTTTCGAGGACGGGCGGGCCGGAGGTTTTCGAGTATGTCGAGATTGATCTTCCCTCGCCCTCGGCGGGCGAGGTGCAGATCAGGCAGGCGGCGGTCGGGCTTAATTTCATTGACGTCTATTTCCGCAACGGCACCTACAAGGCGCCGCATCTGCCCTTCGTCACCGGCAAGGAGGGCGCCGGCACCGTGACATCGGTCGGCCCCGGCGTCGAGGATTTCAAGGTCGGCGACCGTGTCGCCTATGCCGGTGCCGACGGCGCCTATAGCGCTGAACGCAATATCGAGACGCGGCATCTGGTGCATGTGCCTGAAGGAATCGAACTCGAAACGGCGGCGGCGATGATGCTGAAGGGCATGACCGCCGAATATCTCTTGAACCGCACCTTCAAGGTCGGCCCGCAGACGGTCCTGCTGTTCCACGCCGCTGCCGGCGGCGTCGGCCTGATCGCCGGCCAGTGGGCAAAAGCGCTCGGCGCCACCGTCATCGGCACGGCAGGCTCCGAAGACAAGATCGAGCTGGCGCTCGCCCATGGCTACGACCATGTGATCAACTATAAGAGCGACAGCTTCGTCGATCGTATCCGTGACATCACCGGCGGCAAGGGCGTGGATGTCGTCTACGATTCGATCGGCAGGGATACTTTTCCACAGTCGCTCGATTGTCTGAAGCCGCGCGGCCTTTTTGCCTCCTTCGGCCAATCCTCCGGGCCGATCGAGAATTTTACCCTTGCGGCTCTGGCGCAGAGGGGCTCGCTCTTTGCAACGCGGCCGACGCTCTTCACCTATATCGCCGCGCGCCAGGAGCTGATCGACAGTGCGAAAGCGCTATTTGATATTGTGCAAAGCAACAAAGTGCGTATCAATATCAATCAAACCTATCCGCTGCATGAGGTTGGGCAGGCTCACGCGGATCTGGAAGCAAGAAAAACAACAGGAACTACGCTGCTGATTCCATGA